The DNA sequence TTTCAGTCAGACCTCACCGCGGTGAAATCCCGGCTCAAGTCCCTCAAAACATCCGCCTGGTCCCTCTACCTGGATGATCGCCTCCGCACTGCCATCAATCGTCAGGAAGATGACTTCAAACGCAGCCAGAACGAACGCCAGTCCTCAGGTTCACAGTCAGCCGGCTCCGATCAGTTTGTGCGGGAAATCTATATCTATACCGATCTGGCCCGCACCGCCTGGCGCAGCCAACCTTCCCAGTTAATTCAACAGCAGCTGGAAAAGCTCAAATGGCTGGGAATCTACGTGATTGATGTCGGAGTGACCAGTCCACAAAACATCGGGATTTCCCACCTGGATCTTTCACGCGAATCGATCACGCTGGGCAATTCCGTCTCCATCAAAGCAGAAATCACGTCCACCGGCATCACGGCCAGTGACACGTTTCTGGAGTTATACACACAAAACGAGAAAGGACAGTTGATCAAACGGGATCAACGCCCGCTTTCCACGGTCGCATCTCCAGACGATGCTCCCGCAACAGAGAATGTGACCACCGGAGCAAAACCGGGCCCCCAGCTGGAAATGAGCCTGCCGAATGTCGACCAGCCGGTCACACAGGGGGAACTGCGGATCACCTCTTCTGATCCCTATCTGCCCGATGATGTCCGTTATTTTACCATCACCGCCCGGCCTCCACCCAAGATTCTGATTGTCAGCCCCGACGCCAGCTCTGCCCGCCTGTGGAATGATGCCCTGGCACCCAGACCTTTGGTCGCCCTTAAAAGAACCGCTATCAGTGTGAGATCGCCCCCCTCAACCAGATCGAAACACTCCCTCTGGAAGAATATGCCGCCATCTACCTGATCAACATCACCAGCCTGCCTGACAGCCTGTGGCAGCAGTTTACAGACTATGTCAAACAGGGGGGAGGCCTGGGAGTACTGATGGGCAGCGACGGCGATGCGCCGGAATCGACAATCGTTTCATTCAACTCCCGGCCGGCCCAAGAACTCCTGCCGGTGGAACTGTTAGGCTCACTCAAGTTCATCCCGCCGGAATTCCTGGACCTGGAACACAATGAACACGCACTATTCTCTTATTTTCAGGATCTGGGAGGGACCGGAGAACTCTCAAACATGGAAGTCAACCGCTACTGGCGTGTGGAACCGGAAAATCCGGACCAGGTCATCGCCCGCTATACTGATGCGCGCCATTCACCCGCCATCATCGAACGTAATCTCGGCAGGGGAAAGGTCGTCGTCTTGACCACAGGTATCGACGCTCAGGGCTGGAGCCAGCTCCTGTATGCCCGCTGGTCCTATCTCGCGTTTGCCGACCAGTTGACCCGCTACCTGATCCGTACACGCGCCAATCGGACCAACTATCTGGCTGGCGAAGTTGCCATCTATCAGTGGCCGGCAACCGCCACCACACCGGAATCCTTCCTGCTCAGAACCCCCGATTTGAAACAGCTGCCCATTGAAGTCAAACAGGGAGCGCATCAGGTCTCTATTCCGGATACCCGGATCGTCGGCCATTACGAGCTTATCGATAACTCTAGTAACATCACTCGATCCTCGAGCGGATTCAGCATGAATGTCAATCCGGCCGAAAGCAATTTCCGCCCCATCAGCAATCAGGAACTGGATCAGATCCTGGGAGCAGAACGTTACAGTATGACCCGCGATATGGAAGGACTGAAGCGCACCATTCGAACGGGGAGACTTGGTGTCGAAATCTTTCCGATCCTGGTCACTCTTCTGCTGGCCGTCTTCTGTCTGGAACATTTTACTGCAAACTATTTTTACGAAATCGATCAACCTTCAGAAGAATCCACATCCTGAACGACAACCCAGACAAGTACTGTCTGACGTGAAACTGACTCTCTCATGAAACCAATCTTTGAACCAATCTGGTCCTGGCCCACGATGATCCTGCTCATCATCGCGCTATTCGCATTGGTTCTCACCACCTATCCCGGGCGCGTCACGCATTTTTCCCGTCCGATCAGGCGAACATTGATCGGTCTGCGACTGCTGATCGTCCTGCTGCTGGCTTTCATGATGCTGCGTCCCGCGATCGAACTGACCGACAAAACAGTCCGTCAGTCCTGGTTGTACATCCTGGCTGATTCCAGTCGCAGCATGCAGACTCAGGACGGCCCCGCGAGCACCACCCGCCGCAATGAACTGCTCAAAACACTGGAAGCTGCCCAGCCTGCATTCAAGGAGATGGATAAGAATATCAAAATCAGGCGGTTTGATTTCGCACAGGACCTGACACCTGTCGAAACATTCTCCGATCAGGCGAAAGGACAGCAGACGGCCATCGGTTACGCATTGGAAATGCTCTCAGGCGAACTGCAACAGGAACAACTGGTCGGCATCCTGCTGCTTTCTGATGGAGCGGAACGTTCGCTCCCTCCCTATGATGTCGATATCAGATCACAGGCCAGCTATTTCGGCGATGCCGGCATCCCCATCTACACGCTCGGCTTTGGTTCTTCCACGTTGCAGGACACCACCCTGGATCTGGTCATGGAAAATCTGGTGATTGATCCGCTGGTTTTTGAAAAGAAAACCACGCCGATTACCGTCAAGGTGCGCAGCCTGGGTGCCTCCGGGAAAGATGTTACTGTCCGACTTCTGGTTGAAGATCGAGCGGGGAAAAAAATCGGTGAAGCCGGTCTGATGCTTCCTGCGGCTCCTTATAACAACTCCCGGGTCGCGACCCAGATTCATCCCACCCAGAATAACGAGCTCGACACCGTCGAACTCTTCTGGACTCCGGAAGTGCCGGGAGAATACAAAATTGCCGTCGAAGCGGTTCCCCTCGATGGAGAAATCAAGCAGACAAACAACCGCCTGGAAACGATTGTCACCGTCCAGAAAGGGGGCGTGCAGGTCGCCTATTTCGATGCGCTCCGACCGGAACAGAAATTCATCCGCTCCATGAATGACCCTAAAATTCAGCTCGACTATATTCCCATGGGCAGCGGTTTCTCCGGGGGCAGAAAACCGACCAGCCCCGATCTGAATGATGTTTCCAAGTACGATGTATTTATCATCGGTGATATCCCCGCGGATCTCCTGGGCCCCACGCTGCTGCGTAAGATCGCCGCCCAGGTGGATCAGGGTTCCGGCCTGTTGATGACTGGTGGTTATCACAGTTTTGGCCCCGGAGGTTACGCAAACACGCCGCTGGACAACTTTATTCCGGTCGAAATGCGGAGCAGTGAAAAACAGACGGGAAATGGGATCGCAAAAGACCTGCATCATTTTGAAGATCTGAAAATGATACCCACATCACTGGGCCTGCAGCGTTATGTCATGCAACTCGATAGTTCGTCAGACCGCAATCGCCAACTCTGGAATGAACTGGCCCCCCTGAAAGGAGCCAATAAGCTCCGTAAGAAGTATGAGACGGTCGAAGTCCTGGCCCAATCCGCAGGGAACGGTGCCATACCGCTGCTGTTTGCCTCCGATGTGGGAGGAGCCCGTGTCATGGCGTTTGCCGGCGATACGACCTTCCAGTGGTTTCTCTCCGGACACCGTAAGGAACACGAGCGTTTCTGGCGACAGATGATCCTCTGGCTGGCCCACAAAGAGAATGACTCAGATCAGAGCGTCTGGACCCGGGTTGAACCTCGAAACGTCGCTCCCGGCAGCCAGGTCCCCATCCTGTTTGGTGCCCGGGGCCCGGAAGGGAAACCGTTAAGCGATGTGAAGTTTACCGTACAGGTAGCTGGTCCCTCTGGTAAGACGTCGCAAGTCGAAGTCGTGGGAACGGGAGAAACATCCCGCACCACTTTTTCTCAAACGACGGAGCCCGGAGATTACTGGGTGACCGTGCATGCAGAACAGAACGGCGTTTCTCTGGGTTTTGATGCCACCACACGTTTCATCGTCGATCCCCGGGATCTGGAACTGGATAATCCCGCAGCCGACTACTCGCTGCTCGAAACGATCGCCTCACTCTCGGGGGAATAGCAGTCCCTCCTGAAGAGCTGGGCAGCTTCCTCAACCGGATGAACAAGGACAAATCCTGGAACAACGACCTGACCCGATACAGGCGAATATCACTCTGGGACAACTGGTATTTTCTGCTCCTGTTTGTGCTGCTGATCTCCCTGGAATGGTTCCTGCGTAAGAAAAAAGGCCTGGTATAACGATTGTCCGGGTATTTGTCTGATAATCTTCTGAAAAACTGCCGAAAACGGAAACTCCCTGAAAAAACAGGAACATTATTTCCATCGCAGGCGTCGATCATTCTATAATAAGAACGTAAGGACAGTTCTTTTATGGATTTCAGACTGACACAGGTTCTCCATGTCTACAGCTTCCAATTCGACCCCATCGACAGAAAATCGGAACGGGCAATACGCCAAATTCGATGAATATGTGGACTATCAGGTCTCCCGCACCGGTTCTCACATCAAGGCGAATGATCTGCTCACGACAGCAGTGGGTATCTCCACAATTTTCCTGGGTTACCTGTTGCTCTTCATTCTCTGTGATCACTGGCTGATCAAGGGGGCTTCGGTCATCTCTCACGGTTGATCATGCTCGCCGGGGTGATTCTGGCCAGTATTGGCTGGGCTGTCTGGAAACTGGTTTTACCCTACTTCAAAAAAGTGACGCGGCTCTACTCCGCCCGTGCGTTGGAACAGACCTCCGATGATATGCACGGCGCGCTGTTGAATCTGGTAGACCTCCAGCGATCCAACCGTAAAGTCAATCCGGATATCATCAGTTCGCTCGAAAAGCGGGCTGCACTGACGCTTTCCCAGACCGATACCGAACAGGCGGTGGATCGACGCCCGTTGATGCGGCTTTCTTACTGCCTGTTGTTTGTCGTCGCCATTCTCTGTTTCTACGCACTCTTTTCACCTAAGCAGATCTGGCCCTCACTCTCGGCTGCGATCTCATTTTCCTCCCAGCGCGAGTTTGCCACCCAGACTCAGATCAGTTCCGTCACTCCCGGAAACACAGAAGTTCTGGCAGGCAGCCAGTTGGAAGTGATTGTCGATCTCCGAGGTGAAGTGCCGGAAGACGTCACACTGTTCTACACATCCAGCGACCAGGGGCGCGTCGATGAGCCGATCAAACTCCGAGCCATGGATGAAACCCTCAAACGCTTCCAGGGTCTGATTGTTGGCGTCAATGGCCGCGGAATTCGCCAGAATCTGAGTTACCATATCGAAGCCGGAGATGCAGTTTCCGAGGAATACCAGGTCAACGTCATTCAGCCCCCCTCAGCGACTGTGCATTCCGTCCGCTACGATTATCCATCCTACATGGAACTGGCAGCAGTAGAACAGCCCGGCGGCGCTATCGATGCCTATGAAGGCACCAAAGTAACCGTAGATGCTACGACCAACATGCCCATTACATCGTTTGAAGTTCTCTTTTCTGACGAAGAAGACTCGGCCTCTTTGCTGGAAGAGTTCCAGGTCAAAAAAACGATCGACAAGAATACCATCTCCGCCTCCTGGAAACTGAAGCTGAGATCTGATGGAACTTTCCCGAAATTCTATCAGATCAAATGCAGGAACGAAGCAGGGCAGGTGACACTCTCACCGACCGTTTACCCACTGATGATCCGTCGTGATGTACCGCCCGAAATCAGCCTGCTCTCACCCAAACAGGATCTGAAACTCCCGTCCAACGGCACGGTCCCGATTTCAGTGATCGCGGAAGATCCGGATTTCAAACTCCGCTATCTCAATCTGCGGGTTGAAAAACAGCAGATTCGCATTCTTGATAAAACCCTGTTCGAAGGGGATCGCAAAAGCGTAGGGATCAATTACGATCTCGCCCTGGAACCTCTCCGATTGAATCCGGGTGACACAATTTACTTCTGGGTCGAAGCTCGCGACAACAAGCACCCGTCGGGAAACCGCAAGAACACACCCAAGATCAAAATCGAAATCCAGGAACCGGTCTCACCCGAAGAAGCCAAAAAACAACTGCAAGAACAAAAGCAAAAGGCCGCGGAAGAGAAGAAGCAACAGAATCCTGATCAGCAGAAACAGCCCGGCCAGCAGAAAGGTCAGGAAAAACAACCCGGTCAGCAGCCAGGTGACGGCGACCAGCCTATGCCCGATCAGAAAGAGCAGGGGGATTCCAAATCCGATTCTGGTAAACAATCCGGCGACCAGAAACAGCCGGGCAACGAAGATCAAAAACAGTCTGAGCAGCGTGGACAGAAGAAATCAGATTCCCCTGAATCAGGAGCAGAGCCAAACCCGGAACCGGGTAAAAGCCAAACCCAGTCCAAGCCAGAGAAAAAAGAAGGTCTGGACAGCGATGGCAGTGACGACCAGGCAGCACTCAAGAAAATTCTAGAGAAGCTGAAAAAAGAGGGCCAGGAACCAGACTCGGATCAAAAACAGCCAGGAAACGAAAAACAGGGTTCTGAGAAACAGGACTCCGAACGCCCAGGCTCTGATAAGCAGATGCAGGAACCGGAATCGAATGGAGCCGATTCCAAATCCAGCGAATCCTCTTCCAGTCAGGATAAAAACTCTCAAGGCACACCCGGTCAGGGCCAGAACCAGGACAAAAACCAGAAACCCCAGCCCTCTTCTAAGGCAAATGAAAATAATCCTGATCAGAAATCAGCAGACCAGAAATCCCCGCCTCAAAAAGGCCGGGTAGAGGATGGTACGAAAGAGCCTTCTGACTCGAAAGAAGCGGATCGCAAAATGAAAACCGAAGGAGATCCCAAAGGGAAGGCCAGACCGGACAATGATCCCGACGCTGATCCCAAGCGGAACAACAGCGACGTGAAGCGGGATCCGAATGAGAAACCGGCGATGCGACCGGGAGATAAAAAATCTCCGAATGCCAATCCGCAGGAGAAACCGGAGCAGTCCTCTTCCAAGCAGGGACAGCAGAATGATCAGCCCGATCAGAAACCGGGTTCTGAAATGCGAAAACCACAACAGTCGAACGACAATCCCTCCTCCCCTAAACAGCAACAGGCTGCCGAGGGGAAGAAGTCGCAGCAGAAACAGGATCAGCCTGACGGTTCTAACCAGCCACCGGGGGGTAAACCTGAAACCAATGATCAAAAATCCAAACGCCCCCAGGACGGAGAGAACGGCAATAGTTCCCAAAATGACCAGGGACAGAAAGGGAGTCAGCAGCCCGGCAAAGGTGATTCCACCGGACAAAAAGGGAACCAGGAGCAAGGCAACAAAGGAAATCCCTCCGGCTCCAGTAAATCAATGGAGCAGAACCAGTCCCCTCAGAAACAGGGACAGGATCAAAACCAGCAGAACAAAAATCAGAATCAGAAAGGCAATCAGTCTGGCGGACAAAAAGGAGATCAAGCTGGTGGTCAGAAGGGAGGCCAAAAAGGAGGGCAGGGCTCATCCGAAGGCAAAGGTCAATCCCAGAAGAGCAACAGCCAGACTGCAGGCTCCAGTAAAGGTTCCAACTCCAGCGATCCTCAAGGTTCCAGTTCGACGACCGGAGGCACCGCTCCTGGTGACAGTGAATCAGGGGGCCCCGGTTCCAGTCCAGCGCTACCCGACGCAGATGAAGCCAACCTCGAATATGGAAAAGAAGCCGCCAACCTCGTTCTGAAACGCATCAAAGACGAACTCAAACGCGAGGAAGTCGATCCGGAACTATTGAAGGAACTGGGCTGGTCGAAAGAGGAAATGAAACAGTTTTCCGAACGGCTGCAGAAACAGCTGCAAATGCAGGACAATAACCAGCAGTCTCCTGAATCTCTGGCCCGTAAGCGGCAATTTGAAGAGATGCTAAAATCACTCAAACCTGCTCCCCGGGCGGCACGCCGAAACCGGAACAGTACCAGAGAACAAACCAGCGACAGCCTGGGACCACGTCGATTGCCGGTTCCGGAAGAATACCGCGAAGCCTACGAAGCCTTCACACGTGGTCTGGCCAATCAGAAACCGGCTGACAAATAAGTCACTCAGATTAACTGCTGGAAGACATCACTCGCACTGCTGATTCCCTTGTTAAGAGAGCAGCAGTTCGAGATCTTCGCTGGACAGGTTCTTGAGGACGCTCTGGTTTTCTTCCAGAATCGCATCGGCCAGTTCGCGTTTCTGCTGCTGTAACTCAGTGATCTTCTCTTCCACCGTATTGCGACAGATCAGCTTGTAGGCAAATACCCGTTTGGTCTGCCCGACACGGTGTGCCCGGTCGATCGCCTGCGTCTCCACAGCCGGGTTCCACCAGGGATCCAGAATGAAGACGTAATCCGCAGCGGTCAGGTTGAGTCCTAAACCACCAGCCTTGAGACTGATCAGGAACACGCCACAATCTTTATCGGTCTGGAATCGATCGACGCGTTCTTTACGATCGCGCGTCTGTCCATCCAGGTATTCGTAGACGATCTCTTTCTGATCCAGGTGTTCCTGCACAATCGACAACATGCTGGTGAACTGTGAAAAGACAAGAGCCTTGTGACCTTCTTCGATCAGTTCTTCCAGGTGTGGAATCAACACATCCATCTTGGCCGAAGCATCCAGTGCGCGTCCCCGTTCCAGCAGAGCAGGGTGGCAGGCTGCCTGTCGCAGCCGGAGCAGTGCTTCCAGCACATGGATTTTGGTTTTCCCCAGCCCCTTGGATTCGACCATCCCCAGGATTGAGTCCCGGTAATGCTGTCGGAGTTCGTCGTAAAGACGGGTCTGATCTTTGCCCATATCGCAGTAGAGCGTCTGCTCAACTTTGTCAGGCAGTTCGTTAGCCACCTGTTCCTTGGTTCGCCGCAGGATAAACGGCCGCAACGCATTCCCCAGGAGGAGCCGGGCATTCTTATCTTCGATGTCGTTGGTATAAGCTTTGAACACCGAACTGCGTCCCAGCATTCCGGGATTGAGAAACTCGAAGATCGACCACAGATCTCCCAGATGGTTCTCCACCGGGGTACCACTCAATGCGATTCGATGTTTTGCCTGCAGCAGCCGCGATGCCTTCGCAACCTGCGACCCTGAGTTCTTAATCATCTGGGCTTCATCCAGCACAGCATAATCGAACTGGATATCTTTGATCTGAGTAATATCGCGACGCATCGTGCCATAGGTCGTTAAAACCAG is a window from the Gimesia benthica genome containing:
- a CDS encoding vWA domain-containing protein — its product is MSLIHPGLLLGILLATIPVILHFLLRSKPKKLIFPALALLQRRKIQNSQRLKLRHIWLLLLRILIIVAIVLALTRPSLPPANYSFSTYELVMFCSIIVLAVLAYLGLMRHYQKQRISQQSLNTRRTFLRGGIGGAAFLLIALLVLWPYQRRVFAEISAPLPAVSENIPVTAIFLFDTSLSMDYRQENQSRLEQAQSIAEEHLSNLPAQSRVSILNSSSEDISPFQSDLTAVKSRLKSLKTSAWSLYLDDRLRTAINRQEDDFKRSQNERQSSGSQSAGSDQFVREIYIYTDLARTAWRSQPSQLIQQQLEKLKWLGIYVIDVGVTSPQNIGISHLDLSRESITLGNSVSIKAEITSTGITASDTFLELYTQNEKGQLIKRDQRPLSTVASPDDAPATENVTTGAKPGPQLEMSLPNVDQPVTQGELRITSSDPYLPDDVRYFTITARPPPKILIVSPDASSARLWNDALAPRPLVALKRTAISVRSPPSTRSKHSLWKNMPPST